From Micropterus dolomieu isolate WLL.071019.BEF.003 ecotype Adirondacks linkage group LG21, ASM2129224v1, whole genome shotgun sequence:
gatctcttttcctggttcctgtcagaacacgtgctgcagcattctggatcagctgaagagtcttaatggactttttcgagcagcctgataataaggaattgcagtaatccagcctagaagtaacaaatgcatggactagtttttctgcatcgtttttagacaggatgttcctgattttcgcaatattacgtaggtgaaaaaaggcggtccttgaaatttgcttaatgtgagacttaaacgacatgtcctgatcaaagataactccaagattcctcacagtggtgctggaggccaaggcgatgccatccagggaaactatatctttagataatgcgtcacggaggtgcttaggccccagagcaataacttcagttttatctgagtttaacataagaaaattacaggtcatccaggttttaaaatcctgaaggcacatttgaagtttagctaactgatgagtttcatctggcttgatcgatagatataactgagtatcatctgcataacaatgaaagcttatggaatgtttcctgataatattgcctaaaggaagcatatataaagttaCTCATTCCAACACATTTTAGATTGTGACATTTTCTGTAGCAGATGGTGATACAGGAACTTGAAAGCACAAACAAATAACTGCATTCTGACGTCCTAAGTGATTACGTCAAGCATCTATACTGTTCACAATAATCTTGAtccatttgtacattttatggaAAAGAATTTAACATGTTATCCCAGAAGTCTGTTTTGGAGACACATTTTCTTCATATTCAACAAGTTATGTTCAATGACCCTGAATCTTAAAGGctttataaaaatgttattgcTCCAGGTATTAACTCCTATTCAACCCACCCTTGTTCTTTCTTAATATCCAGTTCAAGACACAGTACGCCAAGAGAGTAGTCCATGTGGAAATGAAAGTGAATGACACGATATTCACACTCAATGGTAACCAGACGATAACCCGGGAGGAGATGATCCCAGTGCCAGGGGCGGTTAATGGAGTCAATGCCCTGGGCATGGTGGTGTTCTCCATGTGCTTCGGTCTAATCATCGGGAGCATGAGGGAACAGGGACAGCCCCTCAAGGACTTCTTTGACTGTCTCAATGAAGCCATCATGAGGCTGGTCGCCATAATTATGTGGTAAGTACCAGGAGGGtatggattgatggatggatgggtagAGGTAGTTAATGTATAGTGTTGCATTTATCAATTACAAATTCGCAGTAACACTCATCGATCCTCAGGTATGCCCCTATCGGAATATTGTTCCTGATTGCTGGTAAGATCGTGGAGATGGATGACATTTCAACCATGGGTGGCCAGCTGGGAATGTACACAATTACAGTCATTTGTGGCCTGCTCATCCACGCTATCATTGTCCTGCCAACGCTCTACTTCGTCGTCACCAGGAAGAACCCATTCGTTTTCATCGCTGGGCTGTTGCAGGCACTCATCACTGCCCTGGGAACATCCTCTAGGTAAGCGATTAGGTTAAGTGTTACTAAATTGAAGTCCAACTCAAAATCTCAGAGACTGGTAAGAAGGGTCAAGGTCTAGGTAGAATTTGCGTTGCTAGTTGTGCTTATTGTACAACAAGTGATAATAAAGTTTCACATATAaggaattttatttttgttttcatcataaacaataaaacttaCTAAATAGAtcaatataaacacaaatggaTAACAGTAATTCTTATGGCAAACCGCAAACCAACCAGCTGCCTCCAAATGCTGTAATTATGTCCCAATAATGGTTTATTCAGATCAAATTTGGGATTATTTTTTATCTGGATATTGTGCAGATTTAAAAAAGGAGGGTTAATGTTTTTAGACCTTAGTATGCACTCAGCCTCCCTGAATATCGCAGATGATGAGTGCTGATAAGCATGATATATTGCTCACTCTAATCAACTGGTCAGTGTTAAAACAGTCGCAGCAATTCACCGATTTACCATAATGTCTAGGAAACTGGCTTGATTTTTCCCGGTTtctgctttgctttgttttttcaccatccctctctccctcaagTTCTGCCACATTGCCCATCACTTTTAAATGCCTGGAGGAAAACAACAAGGTGGACAAGCGCGTGACCCGTTTCGTGCTCCCTGTCGGCGCCACCATAAACATGGATGGCACAGCTCTGTATGAGGCCCTGGCAGCCATCTTTATCGCTCAGGTCAATGATTATGACCTTAACTTTGGACAGATTCTCACCATCAGGTATGTGATGTGCAGAATGCTTGCACgtcaacaaaacatttattaatacaAGAATTTATGGACCCAGAATGATTTGATTCAGTAAATCTTGCCTGCTCTGGGAACTGACTCAGTTTTTGGATGTGCAGGAGAATATTGCTAGTATATTTGTCTATCATTATGATGAGATATACTACTTATCCCAAGTGAAGCCTCAAAAGATTACAGCTTTAATGACTTTTCAACCACTGGTCTCAGTATTTGACTAGATGGGGACAGTATTTCAGTCAAGGGAAATGAATCTAAGTCAGTCTACCAACCAAGCAATGATCCAGAGGTCAATACTGGGACAGGTCTCATTTGCACTGAGATGACGACCATTCAAACTTCTCTTCATCTGCCTCTTTTTTTTGTACGTTTCCCCCATCAGTATCACAGCCACAGCAGCCAGTATCGGAGCAGCTGGAATCCCTCAGGCAGGATTGGTCACAATGGTGATAGTGCTAACGTCTGTAGGCCTGCCCACTGATGACATCACGCTCATCATTGCCGTTGATTGGTTCCTGTAAGTACTGGCTAttgatttaaaatgtgaaaGTCAATATGATCTAGTCAAGCGTTTTCCTCAAGCAGCACTACCACCGTGTGGTATGAATTCAATTCAAGTTCCACCCAGGAGGACTTTATGGTAGTTGAAGGGGATCAAATTGGTGTGCCGTGCACACTTGAGTGGACTACATGACAGCTTCCAGACACTCCCTTCAAATTCCATGGCCCTCAATCCATCTGGTTTTTATTCAGTTGGCAGCCAATCCCAGTGCAAGGCTCTAACTTCTCTTAGCTACTGGCTGTGGTTTGAAGATTGTCTGGAGTGATAAAACTGTCTCCAGTTTTCTAACAATATTTGTTATATAGGctacacacatttacagacaTTCCACGtagctttaatattttttctctcttcttgtcttttttgtctTCTCTTGTTTCATCTTGTGTCGTTTCTTTTCTTCCCTTTCCACGTTCCCTACCACTTGTTCCCACTACCTGTTCCCTGTGTTTCCTCAGGGACCGATTGCGCACCACCACCAACGTCCTCGGAGACTCCATTGGTGCAGGTATAGTGGAACACCTGTCGCGCCACGAGTTGCAGAAAAAGGATCCCGAGGTGGGCAACTCAGTGGTGGAGGAGGCAGACAAGAAGCCATACCAGCTCATCTCCCAGGAGAATGAGTATGAAAACGACAGGCCGGCTGACAGCGAGACCAAGATGTAGGGGCCAGATTTTTGACCAAGGTTGCATACATTCTTAGGAAAACCATTGTACTGCATTGAACCATGGTTTTAACTAAGCTCTTCTTAACTTTCCTCTCACAAGATTGGAGGGTTCAAATTACATTGATCTACAGCTAGAATATATTCCAGCCAAGATATGTTCCACTAATATGTGAGGTCTGATGTGGGCCTTCTGGGGGACACTCTGCAGACTTGAAGTGGTTCTTTGTTGCATTGTTTTTCTAAGGGTGTGTGCTATAATGCTTCCAAAAAGTACTATACCTGCCATTGGATGCCAGCTGTTTACTATTAAGAATGAACTACCGTACTCTTGAGCCTGGTGGTCCGTGGCCTGTATGCCATATCCAGCTCCTCTCAGAACCGTGATGCCTAATCTCACCCACTAGAGGCCAGTATTGCTGTGAGTCTTAACACCTCAGCATATTACAGCCCCTACTTGCACAGACTTTTTCTGACTTTAAAGtagttgcttttgttttgtttgaatggTGTTGTATATGAAAATGTAAGTGAAATGATAGTAAATCTATCTGGTGACTGATGTGAAAAGTGTTGGATACATGCATGAACAGTGGGTGACCAGGACAACTTCTTTGGGGGAAAAGGGCTGTCTCTTTACAAACCTTTGTGCGGACATTAGTGGCTTTATGTTCTATGATTTGGTGTACAGGCTTTAACTGAATGAAGAAATGTAATTTACTGTACCTTAAGGCATAGATACTTTTCTCCCCCAACTGTCCAAACCAGTAAGTGCTACTGTTAGACAAACAAAGATGTCAGAAAATCTCAATCCagccttttttttgttcaaacCTCAAACCAATCATTACCGTCAGATGAGCCAAAATCACTCAGCCATGCTTTTAAATTTGCTCAGCTGAGAATTTGTCATTAAATCTGATTTTTAAGCCAATATATTTCAACCAAAAAACGCACCAAAAATATTATCCAAATTTCTGTACAATTTAATAAATCATACCCAAACAAATCACAAACCCTCTCAATGATACAATACTATTTCAATAGAAAGATAGTTATTCTAGCAATGATTGTGAGTCAGTATCTTACAGACAACCTCTAACAAGtgcatggaaataaaaaatcttTGGTCGAAACAGTCAgcatgaaatatgttttatattaaattagTAAAATGGTAGTAAGggatgtattttaaaattttactagAGCCTCCTCAAGTCTAGTCTATTCTCCATTCTTTCAATAATAAAGTCTaacattatttcatttgatttaataTGGATGCATGCTCAAAAGTAATGGATTTCACTTAATTccccaactttttttttttagctagcTTGAATTTGTACTGTTTTGCATGTGAgctaatttatatatatatatatatatatatatatatatatatatatatgtaacaAATGTAACATAGAAGTTGCTTTGTGTAGAAGATTCTTTTGAATATAATGTACTTGTATAGAAAAATGTagataaatgtgtaaattaatAGTAGATTTAAAGTGTAGAAGGATACTTGAGGACTATGTATGTAAAGAGGCTGTAACCATGGTCTTATCAAACCGAATGACCAATCTAATGTCCCTCTAGTTTCTTTTACAAATGCAAAACTGGCTGATTTAAAAGGACCAAATCTTTAATTTCCAAACTTGAGGAAATGGAATTGTTCCTTTGTTTACAGTTGCTGGTGTCTCTCTTGACTGAATTCTgcaatcacatacacacacacacacacacacacacacacacacacacacacacacacacctgaataATAGCTGTAGTTTTATCTTGCATGgaattttttcaaataaaaaaaaatgaaatcagtGGTTGTGCATTTATCATGGACATCTAATCTAAGCCACTAAAATGTGTGTTAATGAGtatctgtaaatgttttaaatccttGTTTAATTAgtttgcactttttatatacagtctatggtttgcGCATATCATTAGGAAGTTGTTGCCCAGGAACTATCCATACTCACACCTAAGAGCTGCCCAGAAAAGCTTAGTGAGTGTAGGGCGGAGGCAGTATCTTTAAGGTAAcattaatgtttgtttatttatttaattaaaagggACAGCGCACATTAATGAACATAAGGACAATGTCCAAAATGTAATTAAGCCAGATTTAGCCATAGACTAATTTTCATCTGGAGTCCCTAGCAGGTTGATGTCGTaagaaagaaacattaaaacatggcatacagaaaacatgaaaaaaaaatacacatataaTCATAAGCAAACAACACAGAAGCAtggataaaatataaaagcacaaattacataaacagacaaaacaagacaagcaCAAATAATATGACAAGTAAAATACTTACAGgaatatgtaaaaacaatgaCCACCGTTTTATAGCTTTGGAAAAGGCGGTGAGAGAGGAAATGTTTCTTAGTTCTGTGGGTATCGTGTTCCAGGTATGTGCTGCTCGGTACGCTGACTGTCCAAAGGAACTTTTCCTATACGGTATTGTAGCTGAGATTGATCAAAATATCCAAAAAAGGTTGGGCGCTAGATGAGAGAATAACGTTAATCCTAACCTGTCACTTAAAAACGGTCAATTAGTAGGATATTAGCCTAGATCACAAGCTACCTTCACTACAAACATACACCaataaaagaaaaccaccaaacaCTAATTCAATTACTCCAAAGAAAGTTGGTTGTATTCAAAGTCAAACAATAATCCACCATATGTGGTTGGTACgcaaacataaaatattacattgcCATTAAAGCAATAAAGAACTATTCAATATATCATTCATGTACAAAATTAAATGTCCACAATTCAAATGATAAAAGAAACAGACTAGTACTCCAAcatggggggggaggggggggttgAGTGgcgtgtgtggatgtgtgtgtgttcaggggaAGTCAGGCGGTCCATTGAACTCTAGTTCATTCTAGTGTGAGAGGGATGAGTGTNNNNNNNNNNNNNNNNNNNNNNNNNNNNNNNNNNNNNNNNNNNNNNNNNNNNNNNNNNNNNNNNNNNNNNNNNNNNNNNNNNNNNNNNNNNNNNNNNNNNacacacacacacacacacacacacacacacacacacacacacacacacctgaataATAGCTGTAGTTTTATCTTGCATGgaattttttcaaataaaaaaaaatgaaatcagtGGTTGTGCATTTATCATGGACATCTAATCTAAGCCACTAAAATGTGTGTTAATGAGtatctgtaaatgttttaaatccttGTTTAATTAgtttgcactttttatatacagtctatggtttgcGCATATCATTAGGAAGTTGTTGCCCAGGAACTATCCATACTCACACCTAAGAGCTGCCCAGAAAAGCTTAGTGAGTGTAGGGCGGAGGCAGTATCTTTAAGGTAAcattaatgtttgtttatttatttaattaaaagggACAGCGCACATTAATGAACATAAGGACAATGTCCAAAATGTAATTAAGCCAGATTTAGCCATAGACTAATTTTCATCTGGAGTCCCTAGCAGGTTGATGTCGTaagaaagaaacattaaaacatggcatacagaaaacatgaaaaaaaaatacacatataaTCATAAGCAAACAACACAGAAGCAtggataaaatataaaagcacaaattacataaacagacaaaacaagacaagcaCAAATAATATGACAAGTAAAATACTTACAGgaatatgtaaaaacaatgaCCACCGTTTTATAGCTTTGGAAAAGGCGGTGAGAGAGGAAATGTTTCTTAGTTCTGTGGGTATCGTGTTCCAGGTATGTGCTGCTCGGTACGCTGACTGTCCAAAGGAACTTTTCCTATACGGTATTGTAGCTGAGATTGATCAAAATATCCAAAAAAGGTTGGGCGCTAGATGAGAGAATAACGTTAATCCTAACCTGTCACTTAAAAACGGTCAATTAGTAGGATATTAGCCTAGATCACAAGCTACCTTCACTACAAACATACACCaataaaagaaaaccaccaaacaCTAATTCAATTACTCCAAAGAAAGTTGGTTGTATTCAAAGTCAAACAATAATCCACCATATGTGGTTGGTACgcaaacataaaatattacattgcCATTAAAGCAATAAAGAACTATTCAATATATCATTCATGTACAAAATTAAATGTCCACAATTCAAATGATAAAAGAAACAGACTAGTACTCCAAcatggggggggaggggggggttgAGTGgcgtgtgtggatgtgtgtgtgttcaggggaAGTCAGGCGGTCCATTGAACTCTAGTTCATTCTAGTGTGAGAGGGATGAGTGTGTAGGTGCGTGTGGGTGTAGTCTGTTTCAATTGAGTTCCATTGAGGGGAATAAGgttgtaggtgtgtgtgtagttCAGTTCAATTGGGGGCAGAAGGTAAGGTCCTGCCTACAGCTGGGCACGAGGATAGAGTAGCCTGGAAAGATACAAGAAGGAAGATTAGTTTTGCCGGTCCAACCGGACAAGGAAGCTCCAAGCTGCAACAGAGCAGATTGAAGAGCACGTTAACATGGTTCCACACCCACTCTAGGGTTCAGTACAGTTTCCCCACAGTCCTTTGTTGCTCATTTGTCTCACCcgggacacaacctgttccagctcctcccctctggtaggcgctaccaACAGattcaggaacagtttcttcccacaagccatcactctgatgtacagctgatttctgactctcAGTGTCaagaacaattcctgtgcaacaACCCAGTAAATCTTTCTccaatcagccacctgtttactggttaccacttattatttattcatcattttctatttcagagctgttaaTACTGttcattttgtatattgtaaatactgtataccaaatcaacctacctcaagtacataacacctgtacataatacttatttattccagcatcctttgcactatgctcctttacactgagtcaaattcctcatatgtctacacatacctggcaaataaagatgattatgattttgattctgatttAGTTCACTAAGTCTGGCCAGTTCTTGGTACCACTGTTTCTCCAGCACTTCTATATGCATCTCAATTTCACAACAAGGCCAGGATGCCTCAAAACTAGATTAATTTAGCAACCTTATCTTCTCactcctctgttctcctccatGCATGAAATATTTGTCCTTCCCTTCCCCCCAGCTCACAGGTGCCTAATTTATCTCCTCCTGCTCAAACCACACCTCCAATCAAAAGCAAAAGGGCCACTCTGCCACTCTTCTACCCTTCTCTactacagtattttacagtcaCCTCTGGAAGTAGCTCTGGTAGATGAATTAAGATTTTGTTTAACAAATTCACTGAGTGGAGGGGGGGCTAAACCATGGAACATTTTATGCACAAGCAAGATATCagcaaatttgacaatattttccCAGTTTAAAAAGCCATGcttctttaaaatattacaatgaTGACATGAATTTGACTTATTATCTATTGTTTTCAAAGCCTGTTTGGTTGTTGGTGCTGGAGGGGAGAGCAGTTGTCATTTTCACCCACCAACCCTGATTTGCCTTGCTGGAATTAGGGCTTCAAACCAGGACCCCTTGATGTCATATGAACCTGtccagacaaaacacacaagtatacacactgtggtgaaaagtaataaagtaaattTCGCTTACTTAAGAATTGTGCTTAAGTACAGTTTTAAGATACCTGTACTTTACTTATTACAATTTCATGAAAGCCACTAGGTTTCCTATTGTATTTttaactccactacatttgtatGACGGCTAGTTACAAGTTACTTTGtaaattaagattttaatttacttttttaaagtatgAACTATTATAGATAGTTATTATTGTAGTTAAACTTAACCTGCCATAAGATTAAAATACTGCTTGTTATGTTATTGCATCAATAAAAATCCAATACTTTACAGTTGCACTCTGATAAGAGTCATTCTGCATAAGGAGTACCTTTTGATGCTTCAAGTGTAGGTATGGTGGTaataatgcaggacttttacttacaataaaaaaaataattaaattattgtaTTGCTTTACTTAAGGATCTGATTACATCTCCACAGCACACATAACAGAAACTATTGTAATAGGAGTATGtagtgtataataataatattaataataataataaaaacatttaacttcattaaaaaatataaggAAATTGTAACATATTTAGGCCTACAGTGGTTTAATAGATATTTGTGGTAATTACATGGACcataaaactgtaataatggtttgtttatgtgtgtatataatattttctcTACGCCAGAATTTACAACCTACTGTAAACAGACCGAAGAAGGTAAAGTTGTCTTACAGCGCTTTCTAGTGGCTACAACACGAAATGTTACATGGCATTTTGTTTGGCGCCGATGGAGGGAGTCACTCCTGAGATCTTTGGTCAGTCAGACGGCAGAACTTCCGGTCGGCATTTTGTTCTACGAGAGGAGAGCCTCTTCATGATCGCAACAATCGTCATATTTCTCATTTACTGTCGAAATTGGCTGCACTCATTGTTTATGTCGGCGCAGACCGACTGAAACTGCGAAGAACGAATGTTTCCCCATGATCGTACGTTGAAACATTCACCCTTGAGTGACGGAAGACGAACGAATCAGCCCGACCCGGATTATTGTTGATAGCTAGCAAGCTAGCTCAGCAGCTAGCTGGCAAGCCAATCGAGTTCCTTCTGGAGGAGCTGCGAGAGAGAAGAAAGGGGGAGCTAGAGATACGGACACAAACCAAGCTAAAACATTCCCCTCCCTTTGAACGCAACATCCGAAGGTAAATATAACACCTATCTGTATTTATGAACcaaacttttttaaattgcGATTATCaacaataacattaataaatgtTGTGCTGCAAGACCACCTACGGCGTCGTTAATCGTTGACCGGGAGGTAACGGAAGCTAGCGAACTAGCCAGCCAAGCTAGCTAGGTGTGTTTTTGCTCCGCCGAGGCGCACGGCCTCAACTGGATGTCATTTGTCGAGCCCGAGGATTGGGCCGTTGCCACGGAATTAGAGTCTGTGTCGTTGCAGTTACATCTCTCCACACTAACCCACCGCATTTTCCCGGGCCCAAGGGAATTTGACTTCACATTCATCAACCCCGATTAGCGCTTCCTTGTAGTATTTGAATCGCCGTCCCCTTATTTGAACGGGGAGCAGCTTTAGAAGCTAACCAACAACACTTAAAGCTAGTTAGCATAACTAGCTAGCTATTAAAACACGACTATTGTTGTTAGCGAATGTTAGGTAGGTAGCGTTAGTGATCATAGCTGCTATCGTAAGTGGTAACACTAGCTTCGCGGGTAGCACGAAACACCCAGGCAGTCAACTTCTTGCCAATGTAACGTTGGCGTTGTTCGCTAGTAACGTAGCGGGGCTGCAGCTGGTAATTCACCTAACTAAGATAAACAGTTAAATTGATGCTAAAGTCAACTATACGTTAGCTAAGTGCTGGGTTGtcattattttgtgttatttgcCTCCCGACCTTGTACTGTAACTTGCTGGAGCCTTTGGAAAAGCTAATGTTGGTTTTAGTTTCTAAcctgttttgaaatgttttgaccGACGAGTCACTGAGCACTAGCTACGTTGCTTCAGTTACTTTTGCTCTCAGAGTTTGGTAGACATGTTAATGCCCTCAGTCGGAATCGTAGATGTTTTTGCTTCTTGACCGCGACAAATGAGAGTTTGGCTGCTTTCTGCAGTTAGCCAGTTTGCAGAATGTGTACGGTGGTTGTGGGCTACTGGAGGATGCAGCCCCCCACCGCTGCCGCCACCATCACAGTGCATCTGTTCCTTTGTGCTGCCTCCTGCCTGTCAGTCTCACAGCTGTCAGCCAAGCCCCTGCGCACTGAGgaagaacacacaaaccaagCATGCTAACGTTAGAGCTAGCTAATGTAATGTTTACAGTATCCATCTGTTGATCCTCTCTTGTGCAGAATCTCGTATTTACTATTTGACATCAGCGATCGGCTTGCACTGAGGTCTGCTTGCAACATTGTGTTTACAGATTTACGTGGCAAGTATTCTGCAAAAGTTGCTAAACATGTTGCACTTCATTAGAAGTCATTAAAAGGGATTTCACAAAAGGTCAACAGAGCTGCATACTGCTGAATTCTAACTTTGAAAATTGTGTTGCAGTAATGATTTGGCCATTGCAGATCTGAAATGCATGCGTGACGGGGAATGTTGTGACACACTGTCTTGgattattttgttgatttgggtTAGTTTCTTGGTTGAACTGTAAaaaactttttctgtttttttcccaaagaagaattaaatgcagttttttttatgaCAGTCTAATGCAGAGCCATGTTCTCTTTCAGCAGATATAAGGAGTAGGACTTTTTATCTGAAATGTCAGTGAGTCTACCCGAGACTGCACAGAATTCTTCAAAAAGGTATTTTTACAATGGTTTGAGCCATTTATCATTTCACTGACTTGTCACTGTCAATAATGCCTGTTTACTCTTACTGAGGATGTTAATAACATGTTTGGCGGGAGGTTGAGCCTTGTGCATGTAATCAGTGTATTTGATTTTGATGTCTGTAATATGTGAACACATTCATCACAATTTTCTTTCATGGAGAGTAATGTAGATAATAAGAGTCCTGCACTGGGCTTCTTTCAGCTTGTAGTAGCAATCAAGTTGGTCCGTGAAGCGGGGGCTGCGTTTAGATATTCAGCTGGcttttccctctgcttttcTTTGACCTCCTGTACTGTCTTACTGGGGAGTTCAAGGACACCTAACAAGCAGTGGGATTTAAGACAAATTAAGTGCTACATAGGGCCCTAATTTGTGCAGATTTATCTTAATAAGCTGTGAGCACTGTGCTTTGAAATAAATGAAGGGTAATAGACTTGTATGGTACAAACACAGAGATTTACATCACTTGATTACTTACCCTGTTTCACAGTACAGGCGATATTAAGTAAAGTCCCGTCAGAGAAGAAATGAAGAGAAAATAGAGGAATGTTGGTATATACTCACCACGGTATATTATCAGTGACAATCAGACTACCAAGACTTAATCACTGGGGAACATTAGCACTATTGGTTTCCATTTTTGATTTAATTGCATATCTGCTATTTGAGGAA
This genomic window contains:
- the LOC123960641 gene encoding excitatory amino acid transporter 1-like, with protein sequence MTQSNGENPQRTRSGLHQIRAGIQSRSLMAKKRVENISKNDVKGFFMRNAFVIFTVAAVIIGIILGFALRPYNMSYREVKFFSFPGELLMRMLQMLVLPLLVSSLITGMAALDSRASGKMGMRAVVYYTTTTVIAVFIGIVMVLIIHPGKGSREEFTKKQKVEQVSPADAFLDLIRNMFPPNLVEACTKQFKTQYAKRVVHVEMKVNDTIFTLNGNQTITREEMIPVPGAVNGVNALGMVVFSMCFGLIIGSMREQGQPLKDFFDCLNEAIMRLVAIIMWYAPIGILFLIAGKIVEMDDISTMGGQLGMYTITVICGLLIHAIIVLPTLYFVVTRKNPFVFIAGLLQALITALGTSSSSATLPITFKCLEENNKVDKRVTRFVLPVGATINMDGTALYEALAAIFIAQVNDYDLNFGQILTISITATAASIGAAGIPQAGLVTMVIVLTSVGLPTDDITLIIAVDWFLDRLRTTTNVLGDSIGAGIVEHLSRHELQKKDPEVGNSVVEEADKKPYQLISQENEYENDRPADSETKM